Part of the Azospirillum brasilense genome is shown below.
TGAGGTCAAGAAGAAATTTGGGGCAGTGAATCGGCCCGATCGGGCCTGAGGCGCGCCCTGTCTCCCGAAGCCCCTGTTTCGGCGTTGATGTGCATTTGGGCTCGAGCCGCACTCAAGCACCCTCTCGCAACGGGAAGCGCCTTCCGCGCCAGCGTGGGCTAGGCGACCAGGGGACGCAGGAAGATGGAGAGAACTCCGCTTTGGAATGAGAAGGAAGACCGTTGTTCGCTGTTGTGGCAATGGCACTGAGGGAGAACCTGCATGGTTTCATCCGCATCGATGCCGCATATCGTCCTGCTGGGCGATTCGATCTTCGACAACTCCGTCTATGCGGGAGGTGGACCGGACGTGACGGCACAACTTCGTTTGCGTCTGCCGTCGGGCTGGCGTGCGACTTTAAGAGCAGAAGACGGTGCCGTGACCAGCAGCGTCGCTCGGCAAGTCCAGCAATGTCCTCCTGGAGCGACGCATCTCATCGTGCTTGCCGATGGCAATCTGCACGATCCACGACGCGCGCTACCCCGACCCGCTTCGGCAACGACCGGTCATTACCGGCCTGACCATCTTCAACAATGTGGTCACCCGTGAGGCATTCATACGCGGCTTACCGCTCATCGGCTTGCGCATGATCTGCGACAAGGCAGAGGACTACGCAAATCCCATTGAGCCGTCTGTCCAGGATGGTGTGAAGATTGCCGCTTCCATCGCCACTTTGACCACCTCTCACAACGGATCACAACCACGAGCGGCGGTGTTTGCGTTCTGACGAGGGCAACCACCATCCCTCCGGACGCTGCCACCCCGAAAGCGGACACAGATTATTGAGTAAAGAATAGCCACGCTACCGTGCATACTGAAGCCAACGCGGCGAGCGCGGCGCCGCTTCGCGTCATGACGCCCTGGCGATGCAGCAGAACAACCGTGCCGATCAGCAGCGGCGAGACGATCAGCAGTCCGATTTGGGCTTCATTCATTGGCACTGTCGCTTCCGTCGGATCAGTTGGTGGTTCGGGCGCGATATGAATGCTGCGAGCGTGGAGAACGGGCAGCCTTGATCGTCGTCAAAAGCAGCTGGACTTCATCGGATTCGGCCGCACATCGGATAGTGGGCACGCGGGACCGCGGTATCAGCGCCATCAGGTGATCGCGCCGAACAGAAGGCGCGCATGGCGCTGTTCATCCGCTCCATCGGCCTCAGTCATGCGACGGTGAAGATCGGCAGCGCCAAAGCCGCCGCATGTTTCCGCCTTTTCAGCCAGAATCCGGAGTTCAGCCCCCAAAGAATACCGCTTCCCCACCGGTGCGGCCCTTCCATCGGCCTCGACCCTCGTCCAAGGCCGGTTTATCGAGGTGTTCCATTGCGCGGATCGCCCCGAATATGCAGAACCTCGATATGGGCCGCGAAAAGGCGCGCCAGTGCGAAGGCCTCTTCCAGAAGCGCCGCATCGGTGGGAAGACCGCCGACCGGAATGAGGATGTTCTTGATCATGGGGCCTCCCGAGCGCTTCATGCAAATAAAGACAAAGACTCGAAGATCCTGCCCACTCGTCGCTGTGCTGTCTTATCCCCGCTAAGGGCGTTCCTTTCCGCCTTTGGCGTCAGGCCTCGCAAACCCTGCCATGACCCAATGATCGCTTCAACCATCGTTGTTCGGCAGACTTGGCCACGCCTTCTCCGAAGAGGGGTGACGCTCCTATTGAAACGGCCGCCCCGTCAAGTCGGCACCGACGGCGATCGGCCGAACTGCGATTTCGATCAGGCGGTACTTCACCCCGCTCACCGTCGCCTCACGATACCAATTGATGAGGTCACCCCACGGATCAACGATTCTGGCGAGGCCGGAGATGAAGGCGACGACCGCTCCTGCGTCGATGATCCCTCGGACCACATACCAGCCGCCGATGCCGAGGACTGCCGCGACGCCAAGGTGGTTCATCAAATTCATCAGAAAATTCATCCCGAACTTCAGCGTGTAAATGCCCATGTTCAAGGTGAAGACGGCGTCAACCCGAGCGGTTTGCGCCCGGTCCTCGGAACTGTCACTCCCAGCAGCCCCTCCAGCGGCCATGCCGCTGGTGATGCGGCGCAACGTTCGGATGCGCGTGGCGGCCCGGCGGTTGATCGCCCGCTGGATCAGCGGAACAAAGGTAAGCATCCGGTGAGTGCCGCGGTCAGGCTGGCTTCCAATTCCAGGGCAGCAGTTCGGGCAGGCGGTTCTGCGGCATGTCGGCGATGCGGGCCAACACGTCGGCGAGCCACGCCTGGGGATCGACATCGTTGAGCTTTGCGGTGGTGAGCAGGCCATACATGATCGCCGCCCGCTGTCCGCCGCGATCGGAGCCGCAGAACAGCCACGCTTTCCGGCCCAAAGCGATCCCGCGCAGGCCGCGTTCGGCGGCGTTGTTCGTGAGACACAGCCGGTCATCGCCGAGGAAGCGGGTGAAGCCGTCCCAGCGGGTCAGCATGTAGTCCATCGCCTTGGCCACGGGGGCATGGCGGGAGAGCCGGACCCGCTCCGTCCGCAACCAGTTCTCCAGCGCGGCTACCAGGGCGACGCCGTGCTCCTGGCGTGCCGCCAACCGCTCGGCCGCCGGCTTGCCGCTCAAGGCGCGCTCGAGATCGAAGAGGGCGTCGATGCGCCTCACGGCCTCCAGCGCCAGTGGTGAGATCGGCGGGGCGTCCTTGCCGCGCTTGGTGTTCGCGGCGATGTCTGCCAACTTGAAGAAGCCGCGCCGGGCATGCGCCCAGCACAGCACGTCGCCGATCGGCCCCGGCCGGCGGCCGGGTTCGTACAGCCGGTTGTAGCCGGCGAACGCATCGGCCTGCAGCCAGCCCGTGAAGCCGGCCAAGTGCCGTTCGCGGTGTTCGCCCTTGCGGTCGCGCGAATAGTGGAACAGCACCGCCGGTGGGGCTTGGCCGGCGAACGGCCGGTCGTCGCGCACATACACCCACAGCCGCCCGGTGTCGGTCTTGCCCTTGGCCAGCACGGGCACCGGCGTGTCATCGCCATGCAGCCTCCCGGCCGCCATCACATGCGCCGCGATCAGGTCGTGCAGCGGCTCCAGCACCGCGGCGGCGGTGCCCACCTGGTCGGCCAGGGTGGACAGGCTGAGCGGCACGCCCTCCCGCGCGAAGCGCTCGGCCTGCCGGTTCAGCGGCTGATGCTGGCCGAACTTCTCGAACAGGATGGTGGCCAGCAGGTTCGGTCCCGCCCAGCCGCGCGGGGTGGCATGGAAGGGTGCCGGCGGCTGGCTGATCGTCTCGCCCAGCTTGCACAGCTTGTCCGAGCCGCAACACGGGCAACTCGCCGGGGCCGGCACAACGACGCGCTCGCGCGGCAGGTGGTCGGGAAAGGGCTGGCGCGATGGCCGTTTGCGGGCGAAGGCCGCCACCGCGGTGGTCTTGGCGGCGGCCTGCTCCGCCGCCAACTCGTCCTCGCTGGCCGTCGCTTCCAACTCTTCGAGCTGGAACTCCAACTGATCCAGCAGGCGTGCCTTGCGCTCGGAGCGTGTGCCGTAGAGCTCACGCCGGAGCTTCTCGATCTCCAGCTTCAGGCTGGCGATCAGCGCCTCGGTGTTCGACGCCACCGCCCTGGCCCGGGCCGCTTCGGCTTCTGCCGCGTCCGCCCGCGCCTCGGCCTGCGCCAACGCGGCGCGCAGGAGGGCGATGTTGTCGGGCAGGTTGGCGGTCATGACACCAGTTTACCTGGGATCGCCCCGTCGAGCCGCCGCAATCCCCCCTGAACCGGCCCGTCGATTCACCGTGTCGCAGTCACCCCGCGGCCTCAGGGCGCCAAGTCTTCTGCGGGTTGCGCCAGTCGATGCCTTCGAGCAGATAGCCCATCTGCCCGACCGAGATCGACACCGCGCCGTCCACCGGCGTCGGCCAGATGAACCGCCCCCTCTCCAGCCTCTTCATGAACAGGCAACTGCCCTGGCCGTCATGCCAGATGATCTTGACCAGATCGCCGCGGCGCCCGCGGAAGAGGAAGAGATGGCCGCTGTGCGGGTCCTG
Proteins encoded:
- a CDS encoding universal stress protein — encoded protein: MIKNILIPVGGLPTDAALLEEAFALARLFAAHIEVLHIRGDPRNGTPR
- the tnpC gene encoding IS66 family transposase is translated as MTANLPDNIALLRAALAQAEARADAAEAEAARARAVASNTEALIASLKLEIEKLRRELYGTRSERKARLLDQLEFQLEELEATASEDELAAEQAAAKTTAVAAFARKRPSRQPFPDHLPRERVVVPAPASCPCCGSDKLCKLGETISQPPAPFHATPRGWAGPNLLATILFEKFGQHQPLNRQAERFAREGVPLSLSTLADQVGTAAAVLEPLHDLIAAHVMAAGRLHGDDTPVPVLAKGKTDTGRLWVYVRDDRPFAGQAPPAVLFHYSRDRKGEHRERHLAGFTGWLQADAFAGYNRLYEPGRRPGPIGDVLCWAHARRGFFKLADIAANTKRGKDAPPISPLALEAVRRIDALFDLERALSGKPAAERLAARQEHGVALVAALENWLRTERVRLSRHAPVAKAMDYMLTRWDGFTRFLGDDRLCLTNNAAERGLRGIALGRKAWLFCGSDRGGQRAAIMYGLLTTAKLNDVDPQAWLADVLARIADMPQNRLPELLPWNWKPA
- the tnpB gene encoding IS66 family insertion sequence element accessory protein TnpB (TnpB, as the term is used for proteins encoded by IS66 family insertion elements, is considered an accessory protein, since TnpC, encoded by a neighboring gene, is a DDE family transposase.): MIPVPSGVRVWLASGHTDMRKGWASLALLVQERFAQDPHSGHLFLFRGRRGDLVKIIWHDGQGSCLFMKRLERGRFIWPTPVDGAVSISVGQMGYLLEGIDWRNPQKTWRPEAAG